A single region of the Leptothrix cholodnii SP-6 genome encodes:
- a CDS encoding ABC transporter substrate-binding protein, with the protein MTIRRHILSAAALLAAAGAAHAVDVKYVLWDSGQRPAYQQCASDFERANPDIKIKISQQGWDEYWTGISTGFISGTAPDVFTNHLAKYPEFAKNNQLVDLAPLIARDKVKTDIYANGLFDIWGRDGKQYGLPKDWDTIAFIVNMDVAKKAGVTLAELNNMTWNPKDGGTFEQIVKKLTIDANGNNALSPKFDKSKVATYGYQNPGAGGMMGQTEWSHFAVSNGFKFQDKPWAGKFYYDDARLAETIQYIAGLPGKGVSATAEDVSKLGSGGMFMSGKAAMIPEGSWMINHFATNTKFGYAWVPLPKGPTGVRATMFNGLADSIWVGSKNKEQAWKWVKYLGSEACQSVVAKAGVVFPAVKGLPDTVTAVHKAKGIDDSAFLEMARGKTFLAPIADNGSQVNDLMLNAIDSVLRGKAQAATALKDANGQVNALFK; encoded by the coding sequence ATGACCATCCGCCGCCACATCCTGTCCGCCGCCGCGCTGCTCGCCGCCGCCGGCGCCGCCCACGCCGTCGACGTCAAGTACGTGCTGTGGGACTCGGGCCAGCGCCCGGCCTACCAGCAGTGCGCCAGCGACTTCGAGCGCGCCAACCCCGACATCAAGATCAAGATCAGCCAGCAGGGCTGGGACGAGTACTGGACCGGCATCTCGACCGGCTTCATCTCGGGCACCGCGCCCGACGTGTTCACCAACCACCTGGCCAAGTACCCCGAGTTCGCCAAGAACAACCAGCTGGTCGACCTGGCCCCGCTGATTGCCCGCGACAAGGTCAAGACCGACATCTACGCCAACGGCCTGTTCGACATCTGGGGCCGTGACGGCAAGCAGTACGGCCTGCCGAAAGACTGGGACACCATCGCCTTCATCGTCAACATGGACGTGGCCAAGAAGGCCGGCGTGACGCTGGCCGAGTTGAACAACATGACGTGGAACCCGAAGGACGGCGGCACCTTCGAGCAGATCGTCAAGAAGCTGACGATCGACGCCAACGGCAACAACGCGCTCAGCCCCAAGTTCGACAAGAGCAAGGTCGCCACCTACGGCTACCAGAACCCGGGTGCCGGCGGCATGATGGGCCAGACCGAGTGGAGCCACTTCGCGGTCAGCAACGGCTTCAAGTTCCAGGACAAGCCCTGGGCCGGCAAGTTCTACTACGACGACGCCAGGCTGGCCGAGACCATCCAGTACATCGCCGGCCTGCCGGGCAAGGGCGTGTCGGCCACGGCCGAAGACGTCAGCAAGCTGGGCTCGGGCGGCATGTTCATGTCGGGCAAGGCAGCGATGATCCCCGAGGGCTCGTGGATGATCAACCACTTCGCCACCAACACCAAGTTCGGCTACGCCTGGGTGCCGCTGCCCAAGGGCCCGACCGGCGTGCGCGCCACCATGTTCAACGGCCTGGCCGATTCGATCTGGGTCGGCAGCAAGAACAAGGAGCAGGCCTGGAAGTGGGTCAAGTACCTGGGCTCCGAGGCCTGCCAGAGCGTGGTCGCCAAGGCCGGCGTGGTGTTCCCGGCCGTCAAGGGCCTGCCGGACACGGTGACGGCGGTGCACAAGGCCAAGGGCATCGACGACTCGGCCTTCCTCGAGATGGCCAGGGGCAAGACCTTCCTGGCGCCGATCGCCGACAACGGCTCGCAGGTCAACGACCTGATGCTCAACGCGATCGACTCGGTGCTGCGTGGCAAGGCCCAGGCCGCGACCGCGTTGAAGGACGCCAACGGCCAGGTCAACGCACTGTTCAAGTAA
- a CDS encoding carbohydrate ABC transporter permease: MSAALPTAVVPSASVRARRVSSSRLLAWAILGLMLFVTVAPLWLVLKTALTPSADLFTQSAQLMPDQPTLAHFQRVLGLLSPEQAMAHGGSGAEIHFMRALTNSLLFTAIVVVCQVLTSAMAAYAFARLRFPGRDVLFGLFVASMMIPGVVTFIPNFILIKDLGWLNTLAGMVAPFCLFSAFGIFFLRQFFMSVPRDLEEAAMLEGASPLRIFWTVVLPLAATPIATIAILQGINMWNEFFWPFLVAKDEEMQVLTVALQSFKSQTPQGQPDWTGLMAATALTILPTLALLVIFGRRVVESVQFSGSK, from the coding sequence ATGTCCGCCGCCCTTCCCACCGCCGTCGTGCCCAGCGCCTCGGTGCGCGCACGCCGCGTCTCGTCCTCGCGCCTGCTGGCCTGGGCCATCCTCGGCCTGATGCTGTTCGTCACGGTGGCGCCGCTGTGGCTGGTGCTCAAGACCGCGCTCACGCCATCGGCCGACCTGTTCACGCAGAGCGCGCAGCTGATGCCGGATCAGCCGACGCTGGCGCACTTCCAGCGCGTGCTCGGGCTGCTGAGCCCCGAGCAGGCGATGGCGCACGGCGGCTCGGGCGCCGAGATCCATTTCATGCGCGCGCTGACCAACTCGCTGCTGTTCACCGCCATCGTCGTGGTCTGCCAGGTGCTCACCAGCGCGATGGCCGCCTATGCCTTCGCCCGCTTGCGCTTCCCCGGCCGCGACGTGCTGTTCGGGCTGTTCGTCGCATCGATGATGATCCCGGGCGTCGTCACCTTCATCCCCAACTTCATCCTGATCAAGGACCTGGGCTGGCTCAACACGCTGGCCGGCATGGTGGCGCCGTTCTGCCTGTTCTCGGCCTTCGGCATCTTCTTCCTGCGCCAGTTCTTCATGTCGGTGCCGCGTGACCTCGAAGAGGCCGCGATGCTCGAAGGTGCCTCGCCGCTGCGCATCTTCTGGACCGTGGTGCTGCCGCTGGCGGCCACGCCGATCGCCACCATCGCGATCCTGCAGGGCATCAACATGTGGAACGAGTTCTTCTGGCCCTTCCTGGTCGCCAAGGACGAGGAGATGCAGGTGCTGACCGTGGCGCTGCAGAGCTTCAAGTCGCAGACCCCGCAAGGCCAGCCCGACTGGACCGGCCTGATGGCGGCCACCGCGCTGACCATCCTGCCGACGCTGGCGCTGCTGGTGATCTTCGGCCGCCGCGTTGTCGAGTCCGTGCAGTTCAGCGGCAGCAAGTGA